In one window of Rhizobium sp. ACO-34A DNA:
- a CDS encoding YggS family pyridoxal phosphate enzyme — MTAVEGLNEVRARLAKAIREAGRKPDSATLVAVSKTFDADAIRPAIGAGQRVFGENRVQEAQGKWPELKAETAGIELHLIGPLQSNKAADAVALFDVIESVDREKIARALADEMKRQGRKLGVYIQVNTGLEPQKAGIAPDDVAAFVDLCRSELQLSVEGLMCIPPADENPGPHFALLAKLAAENGLAKLSMGMSGDFETAVAFGATSVRVGSAIFGTR; from the coding sequence ATGACGGCAGTCGAAGGGTTGAACGAGGTCAGGGCACGGCTTGCGAAAGCAATCAGGGAGGCAGGTCGTAAGCCGGATTCGGCAACGCTGGTAGCGGTCTCGAAGACCTTCGATGCAGATGCGATCCGCCCCGCAATTGGCGCGGGTCAGCGGGTGTTCGGCGAGAACCGGGTTCAGGAAGCACAGGGGAAATGGCCTGAGCTGAAGGCCGAGACTGCCGGTATCGAGCTTCATCTGATCGGCCCGCTGCAGTCGAACAAGGCGGCCGATGCCGTAGCACTGTTCGACGTGATCGAAAGCGTGGACCGGGAGAAGATAGCACGCGCGCTTGCCGATGAAATGAAACGGCAGGGCCGGAAGCTCGGCGTCTATATACAGGTCAACACCGGACTGGAGCCTCAGAAAGCCGGTATCGCTCCTGACGATGTGGCTGCTTTCGTCGATCTGTGCCGGTCTGAACTGCAGCTTTCCGTGGAAGGCCTGATGTGCATTCCGCCGGCTGACGAAAATCCCGGTCCGCATTTCGCGTTGCTGGCAAAGCTTGCCGCGGAAAATGGTCTGGCGAAGCTTTCCATGGGCATGTCCGGCGATTTCGAGACGGCGGTTGCCTTTGGCGCGACGAGCGTACGCGTCGGATCGGCCATTTTCGGTACCCGCTGA
- a CDS encoding nuclease, with the protein MRSRRFCVSFLLLASLIAAGPVEEVVAGQRISGPVKASAIRVIDGDTVLVDATPWPNQHVTTYVRLRGIDAPELKSRCPEIRDAAERAHSALEELVASSATLSLSNISGDKYFGRVVASLELEDGRDASSILLDEGLVDPYQGGRKKAVSCP; encoded by the coding sequence ATGCGAAGCCGTCGATTCTGTGTTTCATTCCTTCTCCTTGCCAGCCTGATCGCCGCCGGTCCGGTGGAAGAGGTTGTGGCCGGCCAGCGCATCAGCGGTCCGGTCAAGGCCTCGGCAATCCGGGTAATCGACGGGGATACAGTTCTCGTAGATGCGACGCCCTGGCCGAACCAGCATGTGACGACCTATGTGCGGCTGCGCGGCATCGATGCGCCGGAACTGAAGTCTCGCTGCCCTGAGATACGCGACGCGGCGGAACGGGCGCATTCGGCTCTGGAGGAACTCGTCGCCTCCTCCGCCACGCTTTCACTCTCCAATATTTCCGGCGACAAATATTTCGGCCGGGTCGTTGCGAGCCTCGAGCTGGAGGATGGCCGCGACGCATCCTCCATCCTGCTGGACGAGGGTCTTGTGGATCCCTATCAGGGTGGGCGGAAGAAAGCCGTCTCCTGCCCTTGA
- a CDS encoding cytoplasmic protein has product MAQTLLMPKATAVWLVDNTALSFDQIAQFCKLHPLEVKAIADGEAAQGIKGLDPISTGQLSRDEIARAEADVNYKLKISEPKVRVPDSKRRGPRYTPVSKRQDRPNAILWLVRNHPELKDAQISRLVGTTKSTIEQIRDRTHWNSANLTPMDPVTLGLCSQIDLDLEVEKASKGRPLPTAAELGATLQAANETENLGFSYDREEEKEIDVNAVFSKLQSLKSDRNDDEDDDRF; this is encoded by the coding sequence ATGGCTCAGACCTTGCTTATGCCGAAGGCCACTGCCGTATGGCTGGTCGACAACACCGCGCTGTCATTCGATCAGATCGCGCAGTTCTGCAAACTTCACCCGCTTGAGGTCAAGGCAATTGCAGACGGCGAAGCAGCGCAGGGCATCAAGGGCCTCGACCCGATCTCCACCGGCCAGCTTTCCCGCGATGAAATCGCCCGTGCGGAAGCCGACGTGAACTACAAGCTGAAGATTTCCGAGCCGAAGGTACGGGTTCCCGACTCCAAGCGTCGTGGTCCCCGCTACACTCCGGTTTCCAAGCGCCAGGATCGCCCGAACGCCATTCTCTGGCTGGTGCGCAACCATCCCGAACTCAAGGACGCCCAGATCTCGCGTCTGGTCGGCACCACCAAGAGCACGATCGAGCAGATCCGTGACCGCACCCACTGGAACTCGGCCAACCTGACGCCGATGGATCCGGTGACGCTCGGCCTCTGCAGCCAGATCGACCTCGATCTGGAAGTGGAAAAGGCATCGAAGGGTCGTCCGCTGCCGACCGCCGCCGAACTCGGCGCGACCCTGCAGGCAGCCAACGAGACCGAAAACCTCGGCTTCAGCTATGATCGCGAGGAAGAGAAGGAAATCGACGTCAACGCCGTCTTCTCCAAGCTGCAGTCGCTGAAATCCGACCGCAATGACGACGAGGACGACGACCGCTTCTGA
- a CDS encoding DUF1674 domain-containing protein, with translation MSSNADNDNNPVNAGSEAPVKVLSEAAKRALAEAEERRRNEQQAAPPTEIGGRGGADPARFGDWEINGRAIDF, from the coding sequence ATGAGCAGCAACGCCGACAACGATAACAATCCCGTCAACGCCGGAAGCGAAGCACCCGTGAAGGTTCTGAGCGAAGCGGCAAAGCGCGCCCTTGCCGAAGCCGAGGAACGCCGGCGCAACGAGCAACAGGCAGCGCCGCCAACCGAAATCGGCGGCCGCGGCGGTGCAGACCCCGCCCGTTTCGGCGACTGGGAAATCAATGGCCGCGCGATAGATTTCTGA
- a CDS encoding zinc metalloprotease HtpX, producing MNFMRTAMLLAFMTALFMGVGYLIGGQSGMLIALVVAAAMNFFSYWNSDRMVLSNYHAQEVDERNAPEFYATIRQLAHNANLPMPKVYIFDSEQPNAFATGRNPENAAVAASTGLLRRLTPQEVAGVMAHELAHVENRDTLTMTITATLAGAISMLSNFAFLFGGNREDRNNPFGFIGVIVAMIVAPLAAMLVQMAISRTREYAADRRGAQICGSPRALASALRKIAGDAAHIENADAERNPATAHMFIINPLSGQRMDNLFSTHPDTENRIAALLQMEESGSGGSTRQAPADNATRKSRSVPNTGWGRGGSERSSERPPERPKGPWS from the coding sequence ATGAATTTCATGCGAACCGCCATGCTCCTGGCCTTCATGACGGCCTTGTTCATGGGCGTTGGCTATCTGATCGGCGGCCAGAGCGGCATGCTGATCGCGCTCGTCGTCGCTGCGGCCATGAACTTCTTTTCCTACTGGAACTCCGACCGTATGGTGCTCTCCAACTACCACGCCCAGGAAGTGGATGAGCGCAACGCACCGGAATTCTATGCGACGATCCGGCAACTGGCGCACAACGCCAATCTGCCGATGCCGAAGGTCTATATCTTCGACAGCGAGCAGCCGAACGCCTTTGCGACCGGGCGCAATCCCGAGAACGCGGCCGTTGCCGCCTCGACCGGACTTCTTCGCCGGCTTACCCCCCAGGAAGTCGCCGGCGTGATGGCGCATGAACTGGCGCATGTCGAAAACCGCGATACGTTGACCATGACGATCACCGCGACGCTTGCCGGTGCGATCTCGATGCTCTCCAACTTTGCATTCCTGTTCGGCGGCAACCGTGAGGATCGCAACAATCCCTTCGGATTCATCGGTGTCATCGTAGCCATGATCGTCGCGCCGCTTGCCGCCATGCTGGTGCAGATGGCGATCAGCCGTACGCGCGAATATGCGGCGGACCGGCGTGGCGCGCAGATCTGCGGCAGCCCCCGTGCGCTTGCTTCCGCCCTGCGGAAGATCGCCGGCGATGCCGCCCACATCGAGAATGCCGATGCCGAGCGCAATCCCGCAACGGCGCATATGTTTATCATCAATCCGCTTTCCGGCCAGCGCATGGACAACCTGTTCTCCACCCATCCGGACACCGAAAACAGGATCGCGGCGCTCCTGCAGATGGAGGAGAGCGGCTCCGGGGGGTCGACGCGGCAGGCGCCCGCTGATAATGCGACCCGCAAATCGCGCTCCGTTCCGAATACAGGCTGGGGGCGCGGCGGCTCAGAACGCTCCTCCGAACGCCCCCCAGAA
- the prpE gene encoding propionyl-CoA synthetase (catalyzes the formation of propionyl-CoA using propionate as a substrate; PrpE from Ralstonia solanacearum can produce acetyl-, propionyl-, butyryl- and acrylyl-coenzyme A, and Salmonella enterica produces propionyl- and butyryl-coenzyme A; not expressed in Escherichia coli when grown on propionate/minimal media; ATP-dependent), whose protein sequence is MQSNYLETYQSWMGEPEAFWKAQADRLDWFKPADKVFDGEAGLYGRWFAGAETNTCHNCLDRHVAAGRGEDTAVIYDSPMTGAKKRYSFDDVLAEVTAIAAVLKNHGVEKGDRVIIYMPMIAEAVFSMLACARIGAIHSVVFGGFAASELATRIDDCGAKVVISASCGLEPGRIIPYKPLLDHALDMAKVKPEYCFVLQRDELHAPLRYEHGDVDFAKAVEVERINGTPVACEPVSATDPLYILYTSGTTGQPKGVVRDNGGHMVALAWTMENIYGVKPGDVFWAASDIGWVVGHSYIVYGPLLAGNTTVIFEGKPVGTPDAGTFWRVVAEHDVKALFTAPTAFRAIRRDDPDGELIRKYDTSGLRALFLAGERADPETIKWAEKMLKVPVIDHWWQTETGWAIAANPAGLGLLPVKYGSPAVPMPGYGVEVLDDAGHPVPRGTLGNIVVKLPLPPGCLVTFWNADERFRSSCLEEFPGYYKTADAGIVDDDGYIFVMARTDDIINCAGHRLSTGAMEEVCAMHPDVAECAVIGIADELKGQIPCGFLVLKRDVNRDFSAIQREIVQLVRDEIGPVAAFKTVMKVERLPKTRSGKILRGTMQKIADGLPWKMPATIDDPVILDEITVVLKSHGHG, encoded by the coding sequence ATGCAGAGCAACTATCTGGAAACCTATCAGTCGTGGATGGGGGAACCGGAGGCATTCTGGAAAGCCCAGGCAGACAGGCTCGATTGGTTCAAGCCGGCGGACAAGGTGTTCGACGGCGAGGCCGGTCTTTATGGCCGCTGGTTCGCGGGTGCCGAAACCAATACCTGCCACAACTGTCTCGACCGCCATGTTGCCGCTGGCCGTGGTGAAGACACCGCTGTCATCTACGACAGCCCGATGACCGGCGCGAAGAAGCGCTACAGCTTCGATGACGTGCTGGCCGAGGTGACGGCAATTGCCGCCGTCCTCAAGAACCACGGCGTTGAAAAGGGTGATCGCGTCATCATCTACATGCCGATGATTGCCGAGGCGGTGTTTTCCATGCTGGCCTGCGCCCGCATCGGAGCCATTCATTCGGTTGTCTTCGGCGGTTTTGCCGCAAGCGAGCTTGCCACCCGCATCGACGATTGCGGTGCCAAGGTCGTGATCAGCGCGAGCTGCGGCCTTGAGCCGGGGCGCATCATTCCCTACAAGCCGCTGCTCGACCACGCGCTCGACATGGCCAAGGTGAAGCCGGAATACTGCTTCGTGCTGCAGCGTGACGAACTGCATGCTCCGCTGCGTTACGAACATGGCGACGTGGATTTTGCCAAGGCCGTCGAAGTCGAACGGATCAACGGCACGCCTGTCGCCTGTGAGCCGGTTTCGGCTACCGATCCCCTCTACATTCTCTATACCTCCGGTACGACCGGCCAGCCGAAGGGCGTGGTGCGCGACAATGGCGGTCACATGGTGGCGCTCGCCTGGACCATGGAAAACATCTACGGGGTCAAGCCCGGCGACGTCTTCTGGGCGGCCTCCGATATCGGCTGGGTCGTCGGTCATTCCTATATCGTCTACGGACCGCTGCTTGCCGGCAATACGACGGTGATCTTCGAAGGCAAGCCGGTTGGAACGCCCGATGCCGGAACCTTCTGGCGCGTGGTGGCCGAGCATGACGTCAAGGCGCTTTTCACGGCGCCGACCGCATTCCGCGCCATTCGCCGCGACGATCCGGATGGTGAGCTGATCCGCAAATACGACACCTCCGGTCTCAGGGCGCTGTTCCTTGCCGGCGAGCGGGCCGATCCCGAAACCATCAAATGGGCGGAGAAGATGCTCAAGGTGCCGGTAATCGACCATTGGTGGCAGACGGAAACCGGCTGGGCGATTGCTGCAAATCCTGCGGGCCTTGGTCTCCTGCCGGTCAAATATGGCTCTCCCGCCGTACCGATGCCGGGCTACGGGGTCGAGGTGCTGGACGATGCAGGTCACCCGGTGCCGCGTGGCACGCTCGGCAACATCGTCGTGAAACTGCCGTTGCCGCCCGGTTGCCTCGTGACCTTCTGGAATGCCGACGAACGGTTCCGCTCGTCCTGCCTCGAGGAGTTTCCGGGCTATTACAAGACCGCTGACGCCGGCATCGTCGATGACGACGGCTATATCTTCGTCATGGCGCGTACCGACGATATCATCAATTGTGCGGGTCATCGCCTGTCTACCGGCGCCATGGAGGAAGTCTGCGCGATGCATCCGGATGTCGCGGAATGCGCGGTCATCGGTATTGCCGATGAACTCAAGGGCCAGATCCCCTGCGGCTTCCTGGTGCTGAAGCGCGATGTGAACCGCGATTTCAGCGCGATCCAGCGTGAGATCGTGCAGCTCGTCCGCGATGAGATCGGGCCGGTCGCGGCCTTCAAGACGGTGATGAAGGTCGAGCGTCTGCCGAAGACCCGATCCGGCAAGATCCTGCGTGGAACCATGCAGAAGATCGCAGACGGCCTGCCATGGAAGATGCCGGCGACGATCGACGACCCTGTGATCCTTGACGAGATCACGGTCGTTTTGAAGTCGCACGGGCACGGCTGA
- a CDS encoding acetate--CoA ligase: MSAKIYPVLKSAKTRALIDKDKYLKWYEESIENPEKFWDKHGKRIDWFKPYTKIKNTNFKGKVSIKWFEDGLTNVSYNCIDRHLKTHGERTAIIWEGDNPYIDKKITYNQLYDAVCRLANVLKEQGVKKGDRVTIYMPMIPEAAYAMLACARIGAIHSVVFGGFSPEALAGRIVDCESTFVITCDEGVRGGKPVPLKENTDIAIDIAAKQYVIVNKVMVVRRTGGKIGWAPGRDIWYHQEVAKAKPDCPPVKMKAEDPLFILYTSGSTGKPKGVLHTTGGYLVYASMTHEYVFDYKDGEIYWCTADVGWVTGHSYIVYGPLANCATTLMFEGVPNFPDQGRFWEVIDKHKVNVFYTAPTAIRSLMGAGDEFVKRSSRSSLRLLGSVGEPINPEAWEWYYNVVGDQKSPIVDTWWQTETGGILISPLPGATDLKPGSATLPFFGVKPELVDNEGKVLEGATDGNLCITDSWPGQARSIYGDHNRFAQTYFSTYKGKYFTGDGCRRDEDGYYWITGRVDDVLNVSGHRLGTAEVESALVSHHLVSEAAVVGYPHPIKGQGIYCYVTLMADHDGDEALRQALIKHVRSEIGPIATPDKIQFAPGLPKTRSGKIMRRILRKIAEDDFSALGDTSTLADPAVVDDLIENRQNRSA; this comes from the coding sequence ATGTCTGCCAAGATTTATCCGGTGCTCAAATCGGCGAAAACCCGCGCCTTGATCGACAAGGACAAGTACCTGAAATGGTACGAGGAAAGCATCGAGAATCCCGAGAAGTTCTGGGACAAGCACGGCAAGCGCATCGACTGGTTCAAGCCGTATACCAAGATCAAGAACACCAATTTCAAGGGCAAGGTTTCCATCAAGTGGTTTGAAGACGGCCTGACGAACGTCTCCTACAACTGTATCGACCGTCACCTGAAGACCCATGGAGAACGCACCGCGATCATCTGGGAAGGCGACAACCCGTATATCGACAAGAAGATCACCTATAACCAGCTTTACGACGCCGTCTGCCGCCTCGCCAACGTGCTGAAGGAGCAAGGCGTCAAGAAGGGCGACCGCGTCACCATCTATATGCCGATGATCCCCGAGGCGGCCTATGCCATGCTGGCCTGCGCCCGCATCGGCGCGATCCATTCCGTGGTCTTCGGCGGTTTCAGCCCCGAGGCGCTCGCCGGCCGCATCGTCGACTGCGAATCCACCTTCGTCATCACCTGCGACGAAGGCGTGCGCGGCGGCAAGCCGGTGCCGCTCAAGGAAAACACCGATATCGCCATCGATATCGCCGCCAAGCAGTATGTCATCGTCAACAAGGTCATGGTCGTTCGCCGCACCGGCGGCAAGATCGGCTGGGCGCCTGGCCGCGACATCTGGTATCATCAGGAAGTCGCCAAGGCGAAACCGGACTGCCCGCCGGTCAAGATGAAGGCGGAAGATCCGCTGTTTATCCTCTATACCTCGGGTTCGACCGGCAAGCCGAAGGGTGTGCTGCACACCACGGGCGGTTATCTCGTCTACGCCTCGATGACGCATGAATATGTCTTCGACTACAAGGACGGCGAGATCTACTGGTGCACGGCCGATGTGGGCTGGGTCACGGGTCACTCCTATATCGTCTACGGACCGTTGGCGAACTGCGCCACGACGCTGATGTTCGAGGGCGTGCCGAACTTCCCCGACCAGGGCCGTTTCTGGGAAGTGATCGACAAGCACAAGGTCAATGTCTTCTACACCGCGCCGACCGCCATCCGCTCGCTGATGGGTGCTGGCGACGAGTTCGTAAAGCGTTCCTCGCGCTCGTCGCTCCGCCTTCTCGGCTCTGTGGGCGAGCCGATCAACCCGGAAGCATGGGAATGGTATTACAACGTCGTCGGCGACCAGAAGTCACCGATCGTCGATACCTGGTGGCAGACGGAAACCGGCGGTATCCTCATCTCGCCGCTGCCGGGCGCCACGGATCTGAAGCCGGGTTCGGCCACCCTGCCCTTCTTCGGCGTCAAGCCGGAACTGGTCGACAATGAAGGCAAGGTGCTGGAAGGCGCCACCGACGGCAATCTCTGCATCACCGACAGCTGGCCGGGTCAGGCGCGCAGCATCTATGGCGACCATAACCGTTTTGCCCAGACATACTTTTCCACCTACAAGGGCAAGTATTTCACGGGTGACGGCTGCCGGCGCGACGAGGACGGCTATTACTGGATCACCGGCCGTGTCGACGACGTCCTGAATGTCTCCGGTCACCGGCTGGGCACGGCGGAAGTCGAATCGGCACTGGTTTCGCACCATCTGGTGTCGGAAGCCGCCGTCGTCGGCTATCCGCATCCGATCAAGGGACAGGGCATCTATTGCTATGTCACCCTGATGGCCGATCACGACGGCGACGAGGCGCTGCGCCAGGCGCTGATCAAGCATGTCCGTTCGGAAATCGGGCCGATTGCGACGCCGGACAAGATCCAGTTCGCTCCGGGCCTGCCCAAGACCCGTTCCGGCAAGATCATGCGCCGCATCCTGCGCAAGATCGCCGAGGACGATTTCAGCGCGCTCGGCGATACCTCGACGCTTGCCGATCCGGCTGTGGTCGACGATCTGATCGAGAACCGCCAGAACCGCAGCGCCTGA